In Curtobacterium sp. L6-1, a genomic segment contains:
- a CDS encoding HupE/UreJ family protein: MKHRSTRPVPAGLPLLPPFVARVLAALVLLGTLTASLLGGATAASAHGFSSVVYADVSGEGSDVVRARLGLEYDLMLVSVGTSEDDDALYRQGQAAWDDGDDAGMVRAAEAHHDSISRYLFDRFSVTSGGQECTGTLDDTVRVDMQDEVPYAQVVADFRCPPAGHTASGHVVESRLFPDSETFVRDTKTIVTYDVDDEAGTATLDADQPSFSTEQSAGQRFWEFFTLGAEHLLTGIDHILFLIALIAGSRRLREVVYTASAFTIAHSITFILAALGVVSPPSIVVEPLIALSIAAVAGWYLWRLVRRRSRADELVLTDQGRFALDRSGWSRLAVVFAFGLIHGLGFAGALGIHEAFSWQLLVSLLIFNVGIEAVQLAIIVIVFPPLSLLRRKAHVASLWVTGAVTAGVFVMGMIWFVQRLVEG, translated from the coding sequence GTGAAGCACCGAAGCACCCGTCCCGTCCCCGCCGGGCTCCCCCTCCTCCCCCCGTTCGTCGCCCGGGTCCTCGCGGCACTGGTCCTCCTGGGCACGCTGACCGCGAGCCTCCTCGGCGGGGCGACCGCGGCGAGCGCCCACGGCTTCAGCTCCGTCGTCTACGCGGACGTCAGTGGCGAGGGCTCCGACGTCGTCCGTGCCCGGCTCGGGCTCGAGTACGACCTCATGCTCGTGTCCGTCGGGACGAGCGAGGACGACGACGCCCTCTACCGACAGGGCCAGGCGGCCTGGGACGACGGGGACGACGCGGGCATGGTCCGCGCTGCCGAGGCGCACCACGACTCGATCAGCCGGTACCTGTTCGACCGGTTCTCGGTGACCTCGGGCGGCCAGGAGTGCACCGGCACCCTCGACGACACCGTCCGGGTGGACATGCAGGACGAGGTGCCGTACGCCCAGGTCGTCGCCGACTTCCGGTGCCCGCCGGCCGGACACACCGCCTCCGGGCACGTGGTCGAGTCGCGGCTGTTCCCGGACAGCGAGACCTTCGTCCGCGACACGAAGACGATCGTCACCTACGACGTGGACGACGAGGCGGGCACGGCGACGCTCGACGCCGACCAGCCCTCGTTCTCGACCGAGCAGTCCGCCGGGCAGCGCTTCTGGGAGTTCTTCACCCTGGGCGCCGAGCACCTGCTGACCGGGATCGACCACATCCTGTTCCTCATCGCGCTCATCGCGGGGTCCCGGCGTCTGCGCGAGGTCGTGTACACCGCGTCGGCGTTCACCATCGCGCACTCGATCACGTTCATCCTCGCGGCGCTCGGCGTGGTCAGTCCGCCGTCGATCGTCGTCGAACCCCTCATCGCGCTGTCCATCGCCGCCGTCGCGGGCTGGTACCTGTGGCGCCTGGTCCGGCGTCGGTCCCGCGCGGACGAACTGGTGCTCACCGACCAGGGCCGCTTCGCGCTGGACCGCTCCGGGTGGTCGCGCCTGGCCGTGGTGTTCGCGTTCGGGCTGATCCACGGCCTGGGCTTCGCCGGCGCCCTCGGCATCCACGAGGCGTTCTCGTGGCAGCTGCTCGTGTCGCTGCTCATCTTCAACGTCGGGATCGAGGCGGTGCAGCTCGCGATCATCGTCATCGTGTTCCCGCCGCTGTCCCTGCTGCGCCGGAAGGCCCACGTCGCCTCGCTGTGGGTGACGGGCGCGGTGACCGCCGGGGTCTTCGTGATGGGGATGATCTGGTTCGTCCAGCGCCTGGTCGAAGGCTGA
- a CDS encoding MFS transporter, whose product MSTATASPRTGSTPTTPPERRPNATAIVVFLSLGGLSFAVLQSLVAPALSTIGRDLGASTSAASWVLTAYLLSASVLTPILGRLGDMVGKRKVLIWVLAILLVGAVLAALAPNLGVLVVARALQGAAGAVMPLSIGIVRDELPKEKVSVTIGLLSAIFGIGAGVGIVAAGPIVEHLSWHWLFWLPAVLVVVALLGAVFGMPESPIRKPGRLDVAGTAVLAVSLVAILLAVSEGQTWGWGDVKTVGLLVLGAVTLVAFVLVELRVAEPLIDVRLFAVRGVWTAHVVALVFGFAMFGTFVLVPTLLQLPAATGYGFGKDVTQAGLFLLPTVVMMVIAGPVAGILVRRVGPKPPMLLGGIAIVAAFAVPAVSHAHIAAVVVSGVLTGIGIGLALAACSNAIIESVPAGQTGEAISANTVVRTIGSSVGTAVIAALITSHSTAQGLPTDDAFTIGFWACTGVAVLAVLGALAAPSMRARRAAAVAAGVTDVDDQVAR is encoded by the coding sequence ATGTCCACCGCCACCGCGAGTCCCCGCACGGGCTCGACACCGACCACCCCGCCGGAGCGCCGACCGAACGCCACGGCCATCGTCGTGTTCCTCTCCCTCGGCGGGCTCTCGTTCGCCGTCCTGCAGTCACTCGTCGCCCCGGCCCTGTCCACGATCGGCCGCGACCTCGGAGCGTCGACGAGCGCGGCGAGCTGGGTCCTCACCGCCTACCTGCTCTCCGCCTCCGTCCTCACGCCGATCCTCGGCCGCCTGGGCGACATGGTCGGCAAGCGCAAGGTGCTCATCTGGGTGCTGGCGATCCTCCTGGTCGGCGCGGTCCTGGCCGCCCTCGCCCCGAACCTCGGCGTGCTCGTCGTCGCCCGGGCCCTGCAGGGTGCCGCCGGTGCCGTCATGCCGCTGTCCATCGGGATCGTGCGCGACGAGCTTCCGAAGGAGAAGGTCAGCGTCACCATCGGCCTGCTCTCCGCGATCTTCGGCATCGGCGCCGGCGTCGGCATCGTCGCCGCGGGCCCGATCGTCGAGCACCTCTCGTGGCACTGGCTGTTCTGGCTGCCCGCCGTCCTCGTCGTCGTCGCACTGCTCGGCGCCGTGTTCGGGATGCCGGAGTCGCCGATCCGCAAGCCCGGTCGCCTCGACGTCGCCGGGACCGCCGTCCTCGCCGTCTCCCTCGTAGCGATCCTGCTCGCCGTCAGCGAGGGGCAGACCTGGGGCTGGGGTGACGTGAAGACCGTCGGCCTGCTCGTCCTCGGTGCCGTCACGCTCGTCGCCTTCGTGCTCGTCGAACTCCGCGTCGCCGAGCCGCTCATCGACGTCCGCCTCTTCGCGGTCCGCGGCGTCTGGACCGCCCACGTCGTCGCCCTCGTGTTCGGCTTCGCGATGTTCGGCACATTCGTCCTCGTCCCGACGCTCCTGCAGCTCCCCGCCGCGACCGGCTACGGCTTCGGCAAGGACGTCACCCAGGCCGGCTTGTTCCTCCTGCCGACCGTCGTCATGATGGTCATCGCCGGGCCCGTGGCCGGGATCCTCGTCCGCCGCGTCGGCCCCAAGCCGCCGATGCTGCTCGGCGGGATCGCCATCGTCGCCGCCTTCGCCGTCCCCGCGGTGTCGCACGCGCACATCGCCGCGGTCGTCGTGTCCGGCGTCCTCACCGGCATCGGCATCGGCCTCGCCCTGGCCGCGTGCTCGAACGCGATCATCGAGAGCGTGCCCGCCGGCCAGACGGGCGAGGCGATCAGCGCCAACACCGTCGTCCGGACCATCGGCTCGAGCGTCGGCACCGCCGTCATCGCGGCCCTGATCACCTCGCACAGCACCGCGCAGGGCCTGCCGACCGACGACGCCTTCACGATCGGGTTCTGGGCGTGCACGGGCGTCGCGGTCCTCGCGGTCCTCGGGGCGCTGGCCGCGCCGTCGATGCGTGCCCGCCGGGCGGCCGCCGTCGCCGCCGGGGTCACCGACGTGGACGACCAGGTCGCGCGCTGA
- a CDS encoding TetR/AcrR family transcriptional regulator, with protein sequence MSKDAAATRLALVQAARHRFAFDGYRATTVRDIAADAGVNVALINRYFVSKEGLFRACLDRTATDRTATDRTAGDRAGGDAVDGAAGGPDLERALSGLIRHIIRSPTDEDSMQLLLLLRSSGDEAVDRIRRETLRGYAERLAGAVRGGGNAGVDDDLLVRAEIALSVVLGMTMLRTSTRVEPLASADVEAVAVPLEDALRALLGGGRGRA encoded by the coding sequence ATGAGCAAGGACGCCGCCGCCACCCGCCTGGCGCTCGTGCAGGCTGCGCGGCACCGGTTCGCCTTCGACGGCTACCGCGCCACGACGGTCCGGGACATCGCTGCCGACGCCGGGGTGAACGTCGCGCTCATCAACCGGTACTTCGTGTCGAAGGAGGGACTGTTCCGCGCCTGCCTCGACCGGACCGCCACCGACCGGACGGCGACCGACCGGACGGCCGGCGATCGGGCCGGGGGGGACGCCGTCGACGGTGCCGCGGGTGGCCCGGACCTGGAGCGGGCGCTCAGCGGGCTGATCCGCCACATCATCCGGTCGCCCACCGACGAGGACTCGATGCAGCTCCTGCTGTTGCTGCGCAGCTCGGGCGACGAGGCCGTCGACCGCATCCGCCGCGAGACCCTGCGCGGCTACGCGGAGCGCCTGGCCGGGGCCGTCCGGGGTGGCGGGAATGCCGGGGTCGACGACGACCTGCTCGTCCGCGCGGAGATCGCCCTGTCCGTCGTGCTCGGCATGACGATGCTGCGGACGTCGACACGCGTGGAACCGCTGGCGTCCGCCGACGTCGAGGCGGTCGCGGTGCCGCTCGAGGACGCGCTGCGGGCGCTGCTCGGCGGTGGGCGCGGGCGAGCCTGA
- a CDS encoding DUF7882 family protein, which yields MGKLVYDSTFTAEFDDRLLTHLQIVIGMKLRRGESFMFSWKDDVELGDGRTAIWLDRSMPLVFRYSGSRIPAVNRAWVEALGLTAGSSAGLRIVPEPTENGDHS from the coding sequence ATGGGCAAACTCGTCTACGACTCGACGTTCACCGCGGAGTTCGACGACCGCCTCCTGACGCACCTGCAGATCGTCATCGGGATGAAGCTGCGACGGGGCGAGTCGTTCATGTTCTCGTGGAAGGACGACGTCGAGCTCGGCGACGGGCGCACCGCGATCTGGCTCGACCGCTCGATGCCGCTCGTGTTCCGCTACTCCGGCAGCCGCATCCCGGCCGTCAACCGGGCGTGGGTCGAGGCCCTCGGCCTCACCGCCGGCTCGTCCGCGGGGCTGCGCATCGTCCCCGAACCCACCGAGAACGGAGACCACTCGTGA
- a CDS encoding MFS transporter, with protein sequence MKRTFSLSRGATDGTALVASGTALVAATYGLVRLAYGLFLPDVERSLSLDAGPAGWIASGSSVVYCAGALLGFVLAPVRPRTTVVLAAATAGLGVAAAAASPSASWFAVATVVASAGAGLASPALVRLVQRDLPAERVDRAQAVVNSGTGPGLVAVGALALVLLPDWRSAWVVAAVVTVTAGAAVLLTDRHAPDGPTTPSGSGADEPAPGRGRGRTRHLVLPPPTWFVAHRRPVLVALLLGAGSSAVWTFGRSLLVGAGAPDTLSVVAWTALGLGGAAVALTARPLARLRARTAWTVTAAAVALATLGLGLAPQAIPLALVCCAVFGWGYTAATGALIAWTTELDAGRAAAGTSVLFVVLVLGQAVGAAVAGSAVHVLGTGAVFVVAAAVVGLAAALTLRRRGTVRTPAGRSTRPGPARRSSPRSTPAGPAADAGSPVRGRR encoded by the coding sequence GTGAAACGTACGTTTTCGTTATCTCGGGGTGCGACCGACGGCACGGCCCTGGTCGCCAGCGGCACGGCGCTCGTCGCCGCGACCTACGGCCTGGTGCGCCTGGCGTACGGGCTCTTCCTGCCCGACGTCGAGCGTTCCCTGTCGCTCGACGCCGGCCCCGCGGGCTGGATCGCCTCCGGGTCGTCGGTCGTGTACTGCGCGGGTGCGCTCCTCGGGTTCGTCCTCGCCCCGGTGCGACCACGCACGACGGTCGTGCTCGCCGCCGCGACCGCCGGGCTCGGGGTCGCCGCCGCGGCCGCGAGCCCGTCCGCGTCCTGGTTCGCGGTGGCGACGGTGGTGGCGTCCGCCGGGGCCGGGCTGGCCTCCCCCGCGCTCGTCCGACTCGTCCAGCGTGACCTGCCCGCCGAGCGGGTCGACCGGGCGCAGGCCGTGGTGAACTCCGGCACCGGTCCCGGGCTCGTCGCCGTCGGGGCGCTCGCCCTCGTGCTGCTGCCGGACTGGCGGAGCGCCTGGGTCGTCGCCGCGGTCGTCACGGTGACGGCGGGGGCGGCCGTCCTGCTGACGGACCGGCACGCGCCCGACGGCCCGACGACGCCGTCCGGCTCCGGTGCCGACGAGCCGGCACCGGGTCGTGGCCGGGGCCGGACGCGCCACCTTGTCCTGCCGCCACCGACCTGGTTCGTCGCGCACCGCCGCCCGGTGCTCGTCGCCCTCCTGCTCGGTGCCGGTTCCTCGGCCGTCTGGACGTTCGGGCGGTCCCTGCTCGTCGGGGCCGGCGCTCCCGACACCCTGTCGGTCGTCGCGTGGACCGCGCTCGGCCTCGGCGGCGCCGCGGTCGCCCTGACCGCCCGGCCCCTCGCACGGCTCCGTGCACGGACGGCCTGGACCGTCACGGCCGCCGCGGTCGCGCTCGCCACCCTCGGGCTCGGCCTCGCACCGCAGGCGATCCCGCTCGCCCTGGTCTGCTGCGCCGTGTTCGGCTGGGGCTACACCGCCGCCACCGGCGCGCTCATCGCCTGGACGACCGAGCTCGACGCCGGGCGTGCGGCAGCCGGCACCTCGGTGCTCTTCGTCGTGCTCGTGCTCGGGCAGGCGGTCGGGGCCGCGGTCGCCGGGTCGGCCGTGCACGTCCTGGGGACCGGGGCCGTGTTCGTCGTCGCCGCGGCCGTCGTCGGGCTCGCCGCTGCGCTGACGCTCCGGCGGCGCGGGACGGTCAGGACTCCTGCAGGTCGGTCCACCCGTCCAGGTCCGGCACGTCGGTCATCTCCTCGCTCCACGCCGGCCGGGCCGGCTGCAGACGCAGGGTCTCCCGTTCGAGGTAGGCGATGA
- a CDS encoding TetR/AcrR family transcriptional regulator, which yields MTMRPGTERKLLDAAEELFSTRGIAATPIDAVLERAGVSAATLYRGYPSKEALVAAALARRHDEWVRVWDDAAARASDDRGRLLAVFDALDAFRATTTGSRWCAFLGAASEYADAPDELAAVLHGETSTLRTRLRAAAEPLVGDRAEVLAEQLLLVVSGALAMRLRDGGEGTATARSVAAALIG from the coding sequence ATGACGATGCGTCCAGGGACCGAGCGGAAGCTGCTCGACGCCGCCGAGGAGCTCTTCTCGACGCGGGGCATCGCCGCGACGCCGATCGACGCCGTGCTCGAGCGGGCCGGGGTCTCCGCCGCGACGCTCTACCGCGGCTACCCGAGCAAGGAGGCGCTGGTCGCCGCCGCCCTCGCACGCCGGCACGACGAGTGGGTGCGGGTCTGGGACGACGCCGCGGCACGCGCGTCGGACGACCGCGGCCGACTGCTGGCGGTCTTCGACGCGCTCGATGCGTTCCGGGCGACGACGACCGGGTCGCGGTGGTGCGCCTTCCTCGGCGCGGCCTCGGAGTACGCCGACGCCCCTGACGAGCTCGCCGCGGTCCTGCACGGCGAGACCAGCACCCTGCGCACCCGGCTCCGCGCGGCCGCCGAACCCCTCGTCGGGGACCGTGCCGAGGTGCTCGCCGAGCAGCTCCTCCTGGTGGTCTCCGGGGCGCTCGCGATGCGCCTCCGCGACGGCGGCGAGGGCACGGCCACCGCGCGGTCGGTCGCCGCGGCGCTCATCGGCTGA
- a CDS encoding NAD(P)H-binding protein produces the protein MSNVIILGGHGRVALLTAQLLTARGDTVSSVIRKAEQQDDVRATGAEPVVADIEQLDIAGLTELVRGHDAVVWSAGAGGGSAERTWAVDRDAAIRTMHAALEAEVHRYVLVSWSDAGLGHGVPEDDDFFAYAEAKTIADAVLRDSALDWTVIAPSTLTDDEPTGSVEAADPSSSIARGDVAALVAAALHDDASVGKTFRVNTGSTPIEQFVRD, from the coding sequence ATGAGCAACGTCATCATCCTCGGCGGCCACGGTCGCGTCGCCCTCCTCACCGCGCAGCTCCTCACCGCCCGCGGTGACACCGTCTCGTCGGTCATCCGCAAGGCCGAGCAGCAGGACGACGTCCGCGCCACGGGTGCCGAGCCGGTCGTCGCCGACATCGAGCAGCTCGACATCGCCGGTCTGACCGAGCTGGTCCGCGGGCACGACGCCGTCGTCTGGTCGGCCGGTGCCGGTGGTGGGTCCGCCGAGCGCACCTGGGCCGTCGACCGCGACGCCGCGATCCGGACCATGCACGCCGCCCTCGAGGCCGAGGTGCACCGCTACGTGCTCGTCTCCTGGTCGGACGCGGGCCTCGGCCACGGTGTCCCGGAGGACGACGACTTCTTCGCGTACGCCGAGGCGAAGACGATCGCCGACGCGGTCCTGCGCGACTCCGCCCTCGACTGGACCGTCATCGCGCCGAGCACGCTGACCGACGACGAGCCGACCGGGTCCGTCGAGGCCGCCGACCCCTCCTCGAGCATCGCCCGCGGGGACGTCGCAGCCCTCGTCGCCGCCGCCCTGCACGACGACGCCTCGGTCGGCAAGACCTTCCGCGTCAACACCGGCAGCACCCCGATCGAGCAGTTCGTGCGCGACTGA
- a CDS encoding DUF1990 family protein, whose product MRGDGGSRVVGAGGDGAGPAVSTQVAAAVWGPTGTGHRRYERRTVVGRGEADWLRASRAVLRWGMKTRSGFTVSDGAPVRAGQQLDVRFRIGPVVVREPVEVVEVVRTEDRVGFAYRTRPGHPVDGEEAFVVTRDGDEVSLTLRSLTRPSTTRRWALVFPVLLVAQVVVRRRYRRALR is encoded by the coding sequence GTGCGTGGTGACGGGGGCTCTCGGGTGGTCGGCGCCGGCGGGGACGGTGCCGGCCCGGCGGTGTCGACGCAGGTCGCCGCCGCGGTGTGGGGGCCCACCGGGACCGGCCACCGCCGGTACGAGCGGCGGACCGTGGTCGGGAGGGGCGAGGCGGACTGGCTCCGGGCCTCCCGAGCGGTCCTGCGGTGGGGCATGAAGACCCGGAGCGGGTTCACGGTGTCGGACGGTGCCCCGGTGCGGGCGGGGCAGCAGCTCGACGTGCGGTTCCGGATCGGTCCGGTCGTCGTCCGCGAACCCGTCGAGGTCGTCGAGGTCGTCAGGACCGAGGACCGCGTCGGGTTCGCCTACCGGACCCGCCCCGGCCACCCCGTCGACGGCGAGGAGGCGTTCGTCGTCACCCGCGACGGTGACGAGGTGTCGCTGACCCTCCGCTCGCTCACCCGACCGTCGACCACCCGGCGCTGGGCACTCGTCTTCCCGGTGCTCCTGGTCGCCCAGGTCGTGGTCCGCCGACGCTACCGGCGCGCGCTCCGCTGA
- a CDS encoding TetR/AcrR family transcriptional regulator, producing the protein MGADTGNDRHRRERARIVDAADRVFIAQGAAGLEAAAVAAASGTDVTLVRALFPERVDVVLAVLEHRHEQWAAGLAVAAVGVTDARDEIITVFTHLESCFEEDSWSGCAFINGYGELGRSDPRVAELAHEHLRGIEAHLHVLARRAGLPDHLADALSLLVEGAKVEAAVHHTTQPARSARLAAATLMGAYASTPATDFI; encoded by the coding sequence GTGGGCGCCGACACGGGGAACGACCGGCACCGCCGCGAACGGGCCCGCATCGTCGACGCCGCCGACCGCGTCTTCATCGCCCAGGGAGCCGCCGGACTCGAGGCCGCCGCCGTCGCGGCCGCCTCCGGGACCGACGTGACCCTGGTCCGCGCCCTGTTCCCCGAACGGGTCGACGTCGTCCTCGCCGTGCTCGAGCACCGTCACGAGCAGTGGGCCGCCGGACTGGCCGTCGCCGCCGTCGGGGTCACCGACGCCCGCGACGAGATCATCACCGTCTTCACGCACCTCGAGTCCTGCTTCGAGGAGGACTCCTGGTCCGGGTGCGCGTTCATCAACGGCTACGGCGAGCTCGGCCGATCCGACCCCCGCGTCGCCGAGCTCGCACACGAGCACCTCCGCGGCATCGAGGCGCACCTGCACGTCCTCGCCCGACGGGCCGGGCTGCCCGACCACCTCGCGGACGCACTGTCGCTCCTCGTCGAGGGCGCCAAGGTCGAGGCTGCCGTGCACCACACGACCCAGCCCGCCCGGTCGGCACGCCTGGCCGCGGCGACCCTCATGGGCGCCTACGCGTCGACGCCGGCGACCGACTTCATCTGA
- a CDS encoding helix-turn-helix domain-containing protein produces the protein MPMDDVMPVRLDVAGTDLDDAVSFISDLYGAELQVESAADPFEFRYVAIGDRTMSLHTVRFAGRMTGRLPPSDAVIVQWLQSGSSRLDTGGDVVDMEHGVPVPLLPDRTFSFAMDDYEQRLVHLSREVVERVAVEQGADISAGLRFEATATPSEQSVRTWHNTVALVSHTLRDGTPGRLLHAEMARLAAASLLEMYPQQRPLPTETVLAARSAHVRAAVDHVHENARLPITSSSLARHLDVSLRALQEAFQRDLQTTPNAYIRQVRLERARQELLTSAPATTTVREVAASWGFAHLGRFTQQYTAAFGETPRATLDRRDTVR, from the coding sequence ATGCCGATGGACGACGTGATGCCGGTGCGTCTCGACGTGGCCGGGACGGACCTCGACGACGCCGTGTCGTTCATCTCCGACCTGTACGGCGCCGAGCTGCAGGTCGAGTCGGCCGCGGACCCGTTCGAGTTCCGCTACGTCGCGATCGGCGACCGCACGATGTCGTTGCACACCGTGCGCTTCGCCGGACGCATGACCGGCCGCCTCCCCCCGTCGGACGCCGTCATCGTGCAGTGGCTGCAGTCGGGTTCGTCGCGGCTGGACACCGGCGGCGACGTCGTCGACATGGAGCACGGCGTCCCGGTGCCGCTGCTGCCCGACCGCACGTTCTCGTTCGCGATGGACGACTACGAGCAGCGTCTCGTGCACCTGTCCCGCGAGGTCGTCGAGCGGGTCGCCGTCGAGCAGGGCGCGGACATCTCCGCCGGTCTGCGCTTCGAGGCCACCGCGACGCCGTCCGAGCAGTCGGTGCGGACGTGGCACAACACCGTCGCCCTGGTCTCGCACACCCTGCGCGACGGGACCCCGGGCCGTCTGCTGCACGCCGAGATGGCCCGGCTGGCCGCGGCGTCCCTGCTCGAGATGTACCCGCAGCAGCGTCCCCTGCCGACGGAGACGGTGCTGGCCGCCCGGTCCGCGCACGTCCGCGCGGCGGTCGACCACGTGCACGAGAACGCGCGACTGCCGATCACCTCGAGCTCGCTCGCGCGGCACCTCGACGTCAGCCTGCGCGCCCTGCAGGAGGCGTTCCAGCGGGACCTGCAGACGACGCCGAACGCCTACATCCGGCAGGTCCGCCTGGAGCGGGCACGGCAGGAGCTCCTGACGTCGGCACCCGCCACGACCACGGTCCGAGAGGTCGCGGCCTCGTGGGGCTTCGCGCACCTCGGGCGCTTCACGCAGCAGTACACCGCCGCGTTCGGCGAGACGCCGAGGGCGACGCTCGACCGCCGGGACACGGTCAGATGA
- a CDS encoding ABC transporter permease, translated as MRGIDSSTVDVVRLVTVREVQARLRSKAFVVSAVILLVMVVVGIVVGGIVGKSAADDTTPVAVVSGVTLPSSDGLDVTTAPDREAAEQLVRDGEVDAAVVPDGGQLGFRLVGLDSAPTDVVAALSVSPEVDLLDPDALPPGLISLVGIAFGVVFFASAVTFGQSIAQSVVEEKSTRVVEILMAAIPARALLAGKVIGNSVMALGQIVAIAVAAAVTLAVTGQDNLFTLLGPSALWFVGFFAIGFVLIAALFAASAALVSRQEDVGSVTTPVMMLLMIPYFLIVFAADDPTILGIMSYVPFSAPIGMPVRIFLGTAQWWEPVLSLLIVLVSALVVVLLGARVYENALLRTGGRVKLAEALRG; from the coding sequence ATGAGGGGCATCGACAGCAGCACGGTGGACGTGGTCCGGCTCGTCACGGTGCGCGAGGTCCAGGCGCGGTTGCGGAGCAAGGCGTTCGTCGTCTCGGCGGTGATCCTGCTCGTGATGGTCGTCGTCGGCATCGTGGTCGGCGGCATCGTCGGGAAGTCCGCGGCCGACGACACCACGCCCGTCGCCGTGGTGAGCGGGGTGACGCTCCCCTCGTCGGACGGGTTGGACGTCACTACCGCGCCCGACCGGGAGGCCGCGGAGCAGCTCGTGCGCGACGGCGAGGTCGACGCGGCGGTCGTCCCGGACGGCGGGCAGCTCGGGTTCCGCCTCGTCGGCCTGGACAGCGCCCCGACCGACGTCGTGGCGGCGCTGAGCGTCTCGCCCGAGGTCGACCTGCTCGACCCCGACGCGCTGCCGCCCGGGCTCATCTCGCTCGTCGGCATCGCCTTCGGCGTCGTCTTCTTCGCCTCGGCGGTCACGTTCGGGCAGTCCATCGCCCAGAGCGTCGTCGAGGAGAAGTCGACCCGCGTGGTGGAGATCCTGATGGCGGCGATCCCGGCGCGCGCACTGCTGGCGGGCAAGGTGATCGGCAACAGCGTCATGGCCCTCGGGCAGATCGTCGCCATCGCCGTCGCCGCAGCGGTGACGCTCGCGGTGACCGGGCAGGACAACCTGTTCACGCTGCTCGGCCCCAGTGCGCTGTGGTTCGTCGGCTTCTTCGCGATCGGCTTCGTCCTCATCGCGGCCCTGTTCGCGGCCTCGGCGGCGCTCGTGTCCCGGCAGGAGGACGTCGGCAGCGTGACCACCCCGGTGATGATGCTGCTGATGATCCCGTACTTCCTCATCGTGTTCGCCGCGGACGACCCGACGATCCTCGGGATCATGTCCTACGTGCCGTTCAGCGCGCCGATCGGGATGCCGGTGCGCATCTTCCTCGGCACGGCCCAGTGGTGGGAGCCGGTGCTCTCCCTGCTGATCGTCCTGGTCTCGGCCCTCGTCGTCGTGCTCCTCGGCGCCCGTGTCTACGAGAACGCCCTGCTCCGGACCGGCGGTCGCGTGAAGCTCGCCGAGGCCCTGCGCGGCTGA
- a CDS encoding ABC transporter ATP-binding protein, translating to MLSIEGVTKHFGDRRVLDDVGFTVGRGRLTGFVGGNGAGKTTTMRIMLGVLDADSGTVALDGTRIGPADRRRFGYMPEERGLYPKMPVAEQITYLARLHGVDRRTATARTAELLERLELGAHVDDPVEKLSLGNQQRVQVAAALAHRPEVLVLDEPFSGLDPMAVDTVLGVLRETAADGVPVLFSSHQLDVVERLCDDVVVIADGRIRAAGPQDDLRRTAGPPAWEILVADDVAWLRDEPGVVVRSFDGGYALFEADETVAQTVLQHAVARGGVGSFGRRVPRLSEVFTEVVR from the coding sequence ATGCTCAGCATCGAGGGAGTGACCAAGCACTTCGGTGACCGCCGCGTGCTCGACGACGTCGGCTTCACGGTCGGACGCGGCCGACTGACCGGCTTCGTCGGCGGCAATGGCGCCGGCAAGACGACCACCATGCGCATCATGCTCGGCGTGCTCGACGCCGACAGCGGGACCGTCGCACTCGACGGCACCCGGATCGGCCCGGCCGACCGTCGGCGCTTCGGCTACATGCCCGAGGAGCGCGGGCTGTACCCGAAGATGCCGGTCGCCGAGCAGATCACCTACCTGGCGCGGCTGCACGGTGTCGACCGGCGGACCGCGACGGCCCGCACCGCCGAACTGCTCGAGCGGCTCGAGCTCGGGGCGCACGTCGACGACCCGGTCGAGAAGCTCTCGCTCGGCAACCAGCAGCGGGTGCAGGTCGCAGCGGCCCTCGCCCACCGACCCGAGGTCCTGGTGCTCGACGAACCGTTCTCCGGCCTCGATCCGATGGCGGTCGACACGGTGCTGGGGGTCCTGCGCGAGACCGCAGCCGACGGGGTCCCGGTGCTGTTCTCGAGCCACCAGCTGGACGTCGTCGAGCGGCTCTGCGACGACGTCGTCGTGATCGCCGACGGCCGCATCCGGGCTGCCGGCCCGCAGGACGACCTGCGACGGACGGCCGGCCCACCCGCGTGGGAGATCCTCGTCGCGGACGACGTCGCGTGGCTCCGCGACGAGCCGGGGGTCGTCGTGCGGTCGTTCGACGGCGGCTACGCCCTGTTCGAGGCGGACGAGACGGTCGCGCAGACGGTCCTGCAGCACGCGGTCGCCCGCGGCGGGGTCGGGTCGTTCGGTCGTCGGGTCCCCCGGCTCAGCGAGGTCTTCACGGAGGTCGTCCGATGA